The Salvia miltiorrhiza cultivar Shanhuang (shh) chromosome 1, IMPLAD_Smil_shh, whole genome shotgun sequence genome has a window encoding:
- the LOC130986081 gene encoding histone acetyltransferase type B catalytic subunit translates to MGTKHHSSDLVSDNKKRRRAAFSKIDTGIEANECIKIYLVSSKDEVDSQNSFRIEPVDLNHFFEDEGKIYGYQGLKITVWLSSVSFHAYADISFESTSDGGKGITDLKTSLQNIFAENIVDGKDDFLQTFSTEQHYVKSLVSNSEGLREDTNNGCSGNSDRQLEEEPAHTEVFRVTGTGVGMLYSRLVPLVLLLVDGSNPIDVIDPRWEIYILVQKGQEDGCTRLLGFAAVYRFHKYPDTMRLRLGQILIIPPYQRKGYGARLLKTLNGIAISDNVYDLTIEEPVDSLQHVRTCIDVQRLLAFEPIHEALSPAVSQLKHENLSKKSQPHQCEPPANIVEDVRKSLKINQRQFLQCWEILIYLSLDPIDKYLDNYVTIVSNRVKADVMGKEAEGAGKRLVDIPSQFDQDMSFAMFKCAGDESNGIEKEEDQGNVEEQLRQLVDERMEQIKAVAEKVSARRS, encoded by the exons ATGGGAACCAAGCACCACTCCTCTGATCTTGTCTCGGACAACAAGAAACGACGCCGTGCTGCCTTCTCCAAAATCG ATACTGGGATTGAAGCCAATGAGTGCATCAAGATTTACTTGG TTTCTAGCAAGGATGAAGTGGACTCTCAGAACAGTTTCCGAATTGAACCAGTTGACTTAAACCACTTTTTTGAAGATGAAGGAAAGATATACGGTTATCAGGGCCTGAAG ATTACTGTTTGGCTTAGCAGTGTGTCCTTCCATGCATATGCTGATATTTCTTTTGAGAGCACATCAGAT GGAGGCAAGGGAATAACAGATCTGAAGACTTCACTTCAG AATATTTTTGCTGAGAATATTGTTGATGGGAAAGATGACTTCCTTCAAACATTTTCAACCGAACAACACTATGTAAA ATCCCTCGTTTCCAACTCAGAAGGTTTGCGGGAAGACACCAATAATGGTTGTAGTGGCAACTCTGATCGCCAACTAGAAGAAGAGCCTGCCCATACTGAG GTTTTTCGTGTTACTGGTACTGGGGTGGGGATGCTTTACAGTCGATTGGTGCCACTCGTTCTTCTTCTAGTTGATG GTAGCAATCCTATTGATGTTATTGATCCAAGATGGGAAATCTATATCCTAGTGCAGAAAGGACAGGAAGATGGTTGCACGAGGTTACTTGGTTTTGCAGCTGTTTATCGTTTTCACAAATACCCTGATACTATGCGGCTTCGACTTGGTCAG ATACTAATCATTCCTCCATACCAGCGGAAGGGTTATGGTGCTAGACTTCTCAAAACGCTCAATGGTATAGCAATTTCCGACAATGTTTACGACCTTACCATTGAAGAACCGGTGGACTCCCTTCAACATGTGAGGACCTGCATCGATGTGCAACGCCTGCTTGCTTTCGAGCCAATCCATGAAGCCCTTAGTCCAGCTGTATCACAATTGAAACACGAAAACCTCTCCAAAAAAAGCCAGCCCCATCAATGCGAACCTCCTGCCAATATTGTTGAAGATGTCCGGAAAAGTTTGAAAATCAACCAGAGACAGTTCCTGCAGTGCTGGGAGATACTAATCTATCTTAGTCTGGATCCCATCGACAAGTACCTGGATAACTACGTCACTATCGTCTCTAACCGCGTGAAGGCTGATGTCATGGGGAAAGAAGCTGAAGGTGCCGGAAAGCGATTAGTTGATATCCCATCTCAGTTCGATCAAGATATGTCGTTTGCCATGTTTAAATGTGCAGGCGATGAATCGAATGGGATAGAGAAGGAAGAAGATCAGGGCAATGTAGAGGAGCAGCTGCGGCAGTTAGTTGACGAAAGGATGGAACAGATCAAGGCCGTCGCAGAGAAGGTATCTGCGCGTCGGTCTTGA